One stretch of Arachis hypogaea cultivar Tifrunner chromosome 20, arahy.Tifrunner.gnm2.J5K5, whole genome shotgun sequence DNA includes these proteins:
- the LOC112784934 gene encoding type I inositol polyphosphate 5-phosphatase 8 isoform X2 — protein MEVHKKMPIRYYRRLRSWFNSSNIKKEDDANHNGNNNNIKPSFSLYEIEDGGEEDEIDGDYGGGDLSLGSLEFDPCILTNKLRVFVGTWNVAGRSPIGSLAVDLEDWLNLKDAADIYVLGFQEIVPLKTLNVIGAEDQAVATRWNNLIAKTLNNKTCELCSSCPNSTPLSPSSCDNYYYYYCNHSNVDDNNNNNNSLQNDSNKECCRINRRGNNYSNEYALVASKKMVGVFISVWMNRKVLQKWRVSNVRVCSVACGVMGYLGNKGSVAVSMSIEGTSLCFVAAHLASGEKKGDEGRRNHQVAEIFRRTCFPRNTTKDDYDINNHHHPLTILGHELYLEDKHARNLIRKQDWKGLHEFDQLQKELEEGGVFEGWKEGNIEFAPTYKYSSSISNRYCGGGLHTKSGEKQRTPAWCDRILWYGKGIEQLHYTRSEITFSDHRPVSALFTTHIEINSSATPLLQLHKFQPTLLHPTHGVNKEDEDGNPTLLSLLTKDVQAC, from the exons ATGGAGGTACATAAAAAGATGCCAATAAGGTATTATAGGAGGCTACGAAGTTGGTTTAATTCTAGCAATATCAAAAAGGAAGATGATGCTAATCACAAtggtaacaataataatattaaaccATCTTTCAGTTTATATGAAATAGAag aTGGAGGAGAAGAAGACGAGATTGATGGTGACTATGGTGGTGGAGATCTCTCCCTTGGGTCTCTGGAATTTGATCCATGCATTTTAACAAACAAGCTAAg GGTGTTTGTTGGTACTTGGAATGTTGCTGGAAGATCTCCTATTGGAAGCTTAGCTGTTGACTTGGAAGATTGGTTAAATCTCAAGGATGCCGCCGATATTTATGTTCTTgg GTTTCAAGAGATTGTACCATTGAAGACCCTAAATGTGATAGGAGCAGAGGACCAAGCAGTTGCAACAAGATGGAACAACCTCATTGCAAAAACTCTAAACAACAAAACTTGTGAATTATGTTCCTCATGTCCAAATTCAACACCTCTTTCACCGTCGTCAtgtgacaattattattattattattgcaaccACAGTAATGTGGatgacaataataacaataataattcattACAGAACGATTCGAATAAAGAGTGTTGTAGGATTAACAGAAGAGGAAATAACTATAGCAACGAGTATGCACTCGTTGCGAGCAAAAAGATGGTTGGAGTGTTCATAAGCGTTTGGATGAACCGAAAAGTGTTGCAAAAGTGGCGCGTTTCAAACGTGAGAGTGTGCTCGGTGGCATGTGGGGTGATGGGATACTTGGGGAACAAGGGATCTGTGGCGGTTAGCATGTCGATCGAAGGGACGAGCCTCTGTTTCGTGGCGGCTCACTTGGCGTCCGGGGAGAAGAAGGGTGATGAAGGGAGGAGGAACCACCAGGTAGCTGAGATTTTTAGGAGGACATGTTTTCCTAGAAACACAACAAAAGATGATTATGATATTAATAATCACCATCATCCTCTTACCATCTTAGGCCATGA GCTATACTTAGAGGACAAGCATGCTAGGAATCTGATAAGAAAGCAAGATTGGAAAGGTTTGCATGAATTTGACCAACTCCAAAAAGAACTTGAAGAAGGTGGAGTATTTGAAGGTTGGAAAGAAGGTAACATTGAATTTGCACCAACATATAAGTATTCATCATCCATTAGCAATAGATACTGTGGTGGTGGACTCCATACCAAATCAGGAGAAAAGCAAAGAACTCCAGCATG GTGTGATAGAATTTTATGGTATGGGAAAGGAATAGAACAGCTTCATTATACTCGGAGTGAAATCACATTCTCTGATCATCGTCCTGTTTCTGCTCTTTTTACTACACACATTGAAATTAATTCATCTGCCACACCACTTCTTCAACTTCACAAATTCCAACCAACATTGTTACACCCCACACAT GGGGTGAAcaaagaagatgaagatggaAATCCCACTTTATTATCATTGTTAACAAAGGACGTACAAGCCTGCTAA
- the LOC140183241 gene encoding uncharacterized protein, with amino-acid sequence MAADVTEVANALANEVPFEELSFMRVLDLEAMHVPEFPEYMTAVVMIEPVLEPFRFDPLYDSYPMNRTGPVRWSDIITCCQVRIYSILAVVKFDLPLVSILKYLRINVIFPMVVVPAEISIVADGEFAVGMEFSSREAVIKAVKEVSLISRKYCWVIRRYNGSHTCTRATISQDHLKLDSITIAEAIKPLVEAGPFLKVKSVIAEVQSKFNYTVSYRKAWAFRHCKQIVQVDGTHLYGKYKGCLLVAVSQDGNNNIVPIAFAIVEGETSDAWHFFLSNLRQHVVIRDGVGLISDRHESINAVVERSNGAWSPPRAFHMFCIRHIESNFLRKFKAPIFEEGAGVRSALPVVTETGRGIHKLVKLNSSQTYALAFDGGYRWGHMTTNLVECINSVLKGACNLPITALVKATFYRLNELFTRKRAEAEARINAGHVFFDIVTSKLHANQLASGNIQVSYFDRQNEVFEVREMPSGLEFAVDLRGLRCDYGEFQVDRIPCRHVFACCSNQRLDWQLYVHDVYKMDQVRRVYRVRFRPLGNPTTWPAYHGPRFIPNPYLRRVTKGRPRMTRFLNEMDTRMLRRPRRCTLCWAEGHSRSRCRQSAGVNTNRDAP; translated from the exons ATGGCTGCAGATGTGACAGAAGTGGCAAATGCACTCGCAAACGAAGTGCCATTTGAGGAGCTATCATTCATGCGAGTTTTGgacttggaagccatgcatgttccgGAATTTCCGGAATATATGACTGCAG TTGTCATGATCGAACCGGTGCTCGAACCGTTCag GTTCGATCCGTTGTACGATTCATACCCCATGAACCGGACTGGTCCGGTTCGTTGG AGTGACATAATAACATGTTGTCAGGTTAGGATTTATAGCATACTAGCtgtagtgaaatttgatttaccTTTAGTATCGATTTTGAAATATCTGCGTATTAATGTAATTTTTCCTATGGTGGTTGTACCAGCAGAAATTTCTAttgtcgcagatggtgaatttgccgTTGGTATGGAGTTCAGTTCCAGAGAAGCTGTTATTAAGGCGGTAAAAGA ggttagCTTGATTAGCAGgaagtactgttgggttataaggaggtataatggtagCCACACCTGTACCAGAGCCACCATTTCACAGGATCATTTGAAGCTGGATTCTatcacaattgcagaagcaataaagccacTGGTTGAGGCTGGCCCCTTCTTAAAGGTAAAATCGGTTATAGCAGAAGTGCAATCGAAGTTCAACTACACCGTCAGCTATcggaaagcatg ggcattcagacattgtaagcAAATTGTCCAAGTGGATGGGACTCACTTGTACGGAAAGTATAAGGGTTGTCTACTAGTGGCAGTTTCACAGGATGGCAACAACAATATCGTCCCAATTGCGTTTGCTattgtggagggagagacttctgatgcatggCACTTTTTCCTTAGTAACCTGCGTCAACATGTTGTAATTCGGGATGGTGTGGGTCTAATATCCGACCGGCACGAATCCATCAATGCAGTTGTGGAACGTAGTAACGGAGCTTGGTCACCTCCTAGAGCTTTTCATatgttttgcatcaggcatatagagtcgAATTTTCTGAGAAAGTTCAAGGCACC GATATTCGAGGAGGGTGCCGGAGTACGAAGTGCGTTACCAGTGGTTACAGAAACGGGGCGAGGCATACACAAACTGGTTAAACTGAATTCCTCGCAAACATACGCATTGGCCTTTGATGGTGGATACCGAtggggtcacatgacgacgaatctAGTGGAATGCATCAATTCGGTATTGAAGGGTGCATGCAATCTCCCAATTACTGCTCTTGTGAAGGCAACATTCTACAGGCTAAATGAGTTGTTCACCCGAAAAAGAGCGGAGGCGGAAGCCCGGATCAATGCTGGCCATGTGTTTTTTGATATCGTGACCTCGAAGTTGCATGCAAACCAACTTGCATCAGGAAACATTCAGGTTAGTTACTTTGACCGGCAGAATGAGGTTTTTGAGGTGCGTGAGATGCCAAGCGGACTGGAGTTTGCAGTCGATCTACGTGGCCTTCGATGTGACTATGGTGAGTTCCAGGTGGACCGGATCCCCTGCAGACATGTGTTCGCATGTTGTTCCAACCAGCGACTGGATTGGCAACTGTATGTGCATGATGTGTATAAGATGGACCAAGTGCGGCGGGTGTACCGAGTAAGGTTTAGGCCACTAGGTAATCCTACTACATGGCCTGCTTACCACGGACCTCGGTTCATACCGAATCCGTACCTGAGACGGGTAACGAAAGGTCGCCCTAGGATGACACGCTttttgaatgagatggacacgcGGATGTTACGTCGTCCTAGGCGATGTACCCTATGTTGGGCTGAGGGACATAGTCGTAGCAGATGCCGTCAGTCAGCTGGTGTAAATACCAACAGAGATGCCCCTTAG
- the LOC112784934 gene encoding type I inositol polyphosphate 5-phosphatase 8 isoform X1: protein MEVHKKMPIRYYRRLRSWFNSSNIKKEDDANHNGNNNNIKPSFSLYEIEDGGEEDEIDGDYGGGDLSLGSLEFDPCILTNKLRVFVGTWNVAGRSPIGSLAVDLEDWLNLKDAADIYVLGFQEIVPLKTLNVIGAEDQAVATRWNNLIAKTLNNKTCELCSSCPNSTPLSPSSCDNYYYYYCNHSNVDDNNNNNNSLQNDSNKECCRINRRGNNYSNEYALVASKKMVGVFISVWMNRKVLQKWRVSNVRVCSVACGVMGYLGNKGSVAVSMSIEGTSLCFVAAHLASGEKKGDEGRRNHQVAEIFRRTCFPRNTTKDDYDINNHHHPLTILGHDRIFWFGDLNYRLYLEDKHARNLIRKQDWKGLHEFDQLQKELEEGGVFEGWKEGNIEFAPTYKYSSSISNRYCGGGLHTKSGEKQRTPAWCDRILWYGKGIEQLHYTRSEITFSDHRPVSALFTTHIEINSSATPLLQLHKFQPTLLHPTHGVNKEDEDGNPTLLSLLTKDVQAC, encoded by the exons ATGGAGGTACATAAAAAGATGCCAATAAGGTATTATAGGAGGCTACGAAGTTGGTTTAATTCTAGCAATATCAAAAAGGAAGATGATGCTAATCACAAtggtaacaataataatattaaaccATCTTTCAGTTTATATGAAATAGAag aTGGAGGAGAAGAAGACGAGATTGATGGTGACTATGGTGGTGGAGATCTCTCCCTTGGGTCTCTGGAATTTGATCCATGCATTTTAACAAACAAGCTAAg GGTGTTTGTTGGTACTTGGAATGTTGCTGGAAGATCTCCTATTGGAAGCTTAGCTGTTGACTTGGAAGATTGGTTAAATCTCAAGGATGCCGCCGATATTTATGTTCTTgg GTTTCAAGAGATTGTACCATTGAAGACCCTAAATGTGATAGGAGCAGAGGACCAAGCAGTTGCAACAAGATGGAACAACCTCATTGCAAAAACTCTAAACAACAAAACTTGTGAATTATGTTCCTCATGTCCAAATTCAACACCTCTTTCACCGTCGTCAtgtgacaattattattattattattgcaaccACAGTAATGTGGatgacaataataacaataataattcattACAGAACGATTCGAATAAAGAGTGTTGTAGGATTAACAGAAGAGGAAATAACTATAGCAACGAGTATGCACTCGTTGCGAGCAAAAAGATGGTTGGAGTGTTCATAAGCGTTTGGATGAACCGAAAAGTGTTGCAAAAGTGGCGCGTTTCAAACGTGAGAGTGTGCTCGGTGGCATGTGGGGTGATGGGATACTTGGGGAACAAGGGATCTGTGGCGGTTAGCATGTCGATCGAAGGGACGAGCCTCTGTTTCGTGGCGGCTCACTTGGCGTCCGGGGAGAAGAAGGGTGATGAAGGGAGGAGGAACCACCAGGTAGCTGAGATTTTTAGGAGGACATGTTTTCCTAGAAACACAACAAAAGATGATTATGATATTAATAATCACCATCATCCTCTTACCATCTTAGGCCATGA TCGAATATTTTGGTTTGGGGACCTAAACTACAGGCTATACTTAGAGGACAAGCATGCTAGGAATCTGATAAGAAAGCAAGATTGGAAAGGTTTGCATGAATTTGACCAACTCCAAAAAGAACTTGAAGAAGGTGGAGTATTTGAAGGTTGGAAAGAAGGTAACATTGAATTTGCACCAACATATAAGTATTCATCATCCATTAGCAATAGATACTGTGGTGGTGGACTCCATACCAAATCAGGAGAAAAGCAAAGAACTCCAGCATG GTGTGATAGAATTTTATGGTATGGGAAAGGAATAGAACAGCTTCATTATACTCGGAGTGAAATCACATTCTCTGATCATCGTCCTGTTTCTGCTCTTTTTACTACACACATTGAAATTAATTCATCTGCCACACCACTTCTTCAACTTCACAAATTCCAACCAACATTGTTACACCCCACACAT GGGGTGAAcaaagaagatgaagatggaAATCCCACTTTATTATCATTGTTAACAAAGGACGTACAAGCCTGCTAA